In Pseudoalteromonas nigrifaciens, the sequence CCTTCACGGCCAAGGCCCGATTGCTTAACACCACCAAATGGCGCTACAGGGTTAGAAATAACGCCTTCGTTTACACCAATCATGCCAAACTCAAGACCTTCGCTAATGCGATAAACCTGCTTAATATTTTGGCTGTAAAAATAAGCGGCTAAGCCGTAAGGTACGTCGTTTGCTAGGGTAAGTACTTCGCTTTCATCATCAAAAGGAATAATTGTTAATACTGGGCCAAATACTTCTTCATGGTAAATATCCATGTCGGTAGTGACGTTATTTACAATCAACGGGTTTTGAAAGCTGCCACCTAAATCACTGTTATCACCAATCAATACTGCCCCTTTATCTAGTGCGTCTTGTACTAGCTGCTGTACTTTTTCTTTTGCCTTAGGGTAAATAAGCGGGCCGATATCAACATCTGCTGTAAAGCCATTACCGACTTTTAAAGCAGCCACCTTAGGGGTTAGTTTATTTAGTACCGCATCAATAATATTACGCTGAATAAAGATACGGTTTGCAGCAACACAAGCTTGCCCACTATTTCTAAACTTAGCAGCCATTAACCCCTCAATAGCTGCATCGAGGTCTGCATTATCAAAAATAATGAAAGGTGCGTTTCCTCCAAGCTCCATAGAAGTGCGCTTAATAGTACCTGCGCATTGCGCTAATAACTGCTTGCCTACCCCCGTTGATCCGGTAAAAGTAAACTTACGCACTATCTCAGAGTCGGTTAGTATTTTTCCTACTTTTTTAGCATTTTGCGATACTAAGACGTTAAATGCCCCTTTTTCAAACCCTGCTTGATCGGCTAAATAAGCAAGTGCAATAGCGCATAATGGGGTGTGCTCTGAAGGTTTTAATATAAAACTACAACCGGCTGCATAGGCGGGGGCAACTTTACGCGTAATCATAGCAACAGGAAAATTCCATGGCGTGATCCCTGCAACAACTCCTACAGCCTGCTTAAAGCTGGTTAATCTATGGCTATTGTCGGTAGCAGGTATAACATCGCCATAGCTGCGCTTAGCTTCCTCGGCAAACCATTTTATAAAGCCTGCGCCGTAATCAATTTCGCCCAATGCTTCTTTAAGTGGTTTACCTTGCTCTTTGGTCATTAACTCTGCAAGCGTTTGCTTGTGTTTTATAACTAGCTCATACCAGCGCATCAAGGTTTCGCTTCGCTGCGTAGCATTGGTTGCTTTTAATTTAACAAATGCGCTTTGAGCAGCAACTATTGCATTATTTACACCCTGCTCATCAATATCGCTTACATCAACAATGCTTTTTTCGGTAGCAGGATCATCAACACTAAAGTGTGTGTCTGTTTTATAAAATTCACCATTAATAAACGAGTCAGAAAAAATAAGATTACTCAAAATAAACCTCCAAATTACGTTTAAGGTGTTAGCTTTTAATGCGTGACATAGAGCCAAGGCTAACTTTTTAGATAAATCTGCGCGAGGTAAACTCCCGCCTACGGGTAACACTATGTAGATACAAGTCGGGGTTTTATGCCGCGCTTTGTGTGCGCGAGATAAACTCTTGCCTACGGTTTGCAAACAAAAAAGCCGCTGTATTAAACAGCGGCTTTTATTATATTAATCGTTAAAAGCTAGTGCTCTTCATTAACTATATTAACGTTATACTTAGGTATTTCAACCACTAGGTCTTCATCTCTAATAATTGCTTGGCAACCTAAGCGCGACTCTGGCTCTAAGCCCCATGCTTTATCAAGCATATCGTCTTCTAACTCGTCGCTTTCTTCTAGCGAATCAAAGCCTTCGCGGATCACTAAATGGCACGTGGTACACGCACATGACTTTTCACATGCGTGAGCAATGCTAATGCCATTTTTAAGGGCAACATCAAGAACCGTTTGACCACTAGGTGCTTCAATTGCAGCGCCATCTGGACACAATTCTGGATGGGGAAGAAAAATAATTTGTGGCATTCTAATCTCTCTTAAATATTGTCTACTGACTGCCCAGTAAGAACTTTTTTAATTGATGCATCCATTCTGCGTGCGGCAAAATCGCTGCTGGCGTTATCCATTTTTTCAATCGCGGTTTTAATCTCGTTTGGTTGCTGCGCATTCTCACGCACTTTTACCAACTCTGCAATTTCAGCTCGTAAATATGCTAGTTGCGCTTCGTCAAGTAAACCACTGTCACTCGCAAGTGATGCCTCTAGTGCTTCAATTACACGTAGTGCTTCTACTTGTTGCTCTTTGAGCATACGCGCTTGCATATCGCCTTTAGCGTTGCTCATTGACTCTTTTAGCATATTAGATACTTGGTCGTCTGATAAACCAAATGACGGTTTAACTTGAATATCTGCTTGTACGCCTGTCGATTTTTCCATTGCCGATACGCTAAGTAAACCATCGGCGTCTACTTTAAACGTAACCCGAATATGTGCAGCACCCGCAGTCATTGGCGGAATACCTTTTAAACTAAACTTAGCAAGAGAGCGACAATCGTCTACCAATTCGCGCTCACCTTGTAGTACGTGCAACGACATGGCTGTTTGGCCATCTTTAAAAGTAGTAAACTCTTGGGCACGTGCTACTGGAATAGTGGTATTACGTGGAATAATTTTTTCCACCAAGCCACCCATAGTTTCAAGACCTAGCGATAGTGGTAATACATCAAGTAACAACATATCTGAATCAGGTTTATTACCTATTAACACGTCTGCTTGCAACGCAGCGCCTAACGCTACAACGCGATCGGGATCAATTGACGTTAATGCTTCTTTATTAAAAAACTCACTAACTTGGCTGCGAACTAATGGCATGCGAGTAGAGCCACCCACCATAATTACTTGCAGCACTTCTTCGTTCTCAATACCAGCATCTTTTACAGCACGGCGACAAGAACGAAGCGTTTTTTTAACGAGTGGTATCGCAAGCTCGTCAAGTTTTTCGCGGGTCACTTCAACCATGTGTTTCTCATCATCAAACTCAAGCCCAACATTAACAGTTGAGTATTGGCTTAATGCTTCTTTACAGGCTTTAGCTTTATTAATAAATAAGCGCAGCACCGCTGGAGATAAAGTGGTTACACCCGTTTGCTGCTTTAAGTAATCAACAATCAGTGAGTCAAAGTCATCGCCGCCTAGGCTTGAATCGCCACCGGTAGCTAATACTTCAAATACACCTTGGTGCAAGCGCAAAATTGATATATCGAAGGTGCCACCGCCTAAATCGTAAACAGCAATAATACCTTCTTGACCCGAGTCTAAACCATAAGCAACAGCGGCTGCCGTTGGCTCGTTTAATAATCGCAGTACGTTAATACCTGCAAGTTCAGCGGCATCTTTTGTACTTTGGCGCTGAGCGTCATCAAAGTATGCCGGTACAGTAATAACTGCACCTAATATTTCTTGATTACCAAAGCTTTGTTCTGCACGGGCTTTTAATGCAGCTAAAATATGGCTAGATGCTTTAACTGGGCTGATTTTTCCAGCAGCTGTTTCTATGGCAAGTGCACCATCGTGCTGACAAAATTGATACGGTAGTTGCCCATAGCTTTGTTCTATTTCTGCTTGGGTTTTACCTAAAAAGCGCTTAACTGAAATTAGCGTATTAACGGGATCTTGCGTTGCTGATTTTACAGCTTCGCTGCCTACAGTGATCCCACCCGCCTGATAGCGCACTACCGAAGGAAGCATTGCTTCACCTAAGTCATCTGTTAAGGTGCGTGCTTCGCCACTTTGTACCGTGGCTACCAATGAGTTAGTTGTACCTAGGTCAATACCTATGGCTAGTTTATGTTCATGTGGTGCCGCGCTCTGCCCCGGCTCAGCAATTTGCAATAATGCCATAATATTTTTTAAACTCGCTTTACCTTGCTTTATAAATTAGCAAGTTAGGTGATTAGTCATCAAATAAACTGTCTTCAATACGCTCTAGTTCGTCACGTAGTTTATAAACAAATTTTAGTTTACGAACATTATCTGCAGCAGCTTGGTATTGCTGCTCGTCGTTACTTGCTAATTGCTGTGCAAGTTGTGCACTGTATTGTTCGTTAAGTTGCTTGATTTGCTTTTCAAAATTAGCGATTGCAGTGTCAGGATCGCTCGCTGACGTTAGCTCTTCTAACTCTTCGCGAAGTTCCATTTGCTGCATTAAAAATGCCGGATCTTGCAAGGTTTGTTGCTCAGCACGAATATCGACACCCAACTCACTTAACATATATTCGGCACGCTTTACTGGGTGCTTTAATATTTGTAGTGCGTCGTTAATTTCTGCGGCGCTTTGCACGGCCATTAATTTATCGCGACTGCTGGCGTTGGCATGGCGATCGGGGTGCACTGCACGCTGTAGCTCTAAGTAGTGCTTGTTAACTATTACTAAATCAATATTGTAGTCAACTGGTATTGCAAATAACTCAAAATAGCGCATAACTTCAACCAATAATATTCAGAAATTAATTTCAAAAATAACAAAGCCCTACGTTTATTGGCAGGGCTTGTTTTATACCCAAGTAACTTAGGTATTCAAAACACGTTTAAATTTAAACGGTAAAGCTTTCGCCACAACCACACTCGTCAGCTTGATTAGGGTTAGTAAATTTAAACCCTTCATTCAAGCCTTCTTTAGTGTAATCGAGCTGCGTGCCGTCAATGTAAACTAAGCTTTTAGCATCAACAATTAAGGTAACGCCTTTTGCTACAAATGTTTCGTCGTCGTCGTTTAGCTCGTCAACAAACTCAAGTACATAGGCAAGACCTGAACAGCCCGTCGTTTTAATGCCAACGCGCAGGCCTAAACCTTTACCGCGATTTGCTAAAAATGATTGTACGCGGTTTGCTGCCGCATCTGTCAATGTCACTGCCATGGAACTCTCTTACTTCGCTTGTTTACTTTTATAATTTGCAATTGCTGCTTGAATTGCATCTTCGGCTAAAATTGAACAGTGAATTTTCACTGGTGGTAACTCTAGCTCTGCACTTATATCAGTATTTTTAATAGTCGCTGCTTGCTCTAGTGTTTTGCCTTTAACCCACTCTGTTACCAGTGAAGATGAAGCAATTGCACTACCACAACCATACGTTTTAAATTTTGCATCTTCGATAATACCATCGGCAGATACTTTAATTTGTAACTTCATTACGTCACCACATGCTGGTGCGCCTACCATACCCGTTGCCACTGACGGATCATTTTTGTCTAAAACACCTACGTTACGTGGGTTTTCTACGTGGTCGATTACTTTATCACTGTAAGCCATAATTCTATCCTCACTACCTGCTAGGTATGTACTCGCACTATTATTAGTGGTGAGCCCATTCAACTGAATCTAAATCAATACCTTCTTGATGCATCTCCCAAAGTGGAGACATTTCACGTAGGCGACCGATAGAGTTTTTCATTAATTCAACGGTGTAATCAATCTCTTCTTCGGTGGTAAAACGACCAATACTAAAACGAATTGAGCTATGTGCTAATTCGTCGTTACGGCCAAGTGCACGTAAAACATAAGAAGGCTCTAAGCTTGCTGACGTACAGGCTGAACCTGACGATACTGCAATGTCTTTTACTGCCATTAGTAACGACTCACCTTCAACAAAGTTAAAGCTGATATTTACAATGCCTGGTACTGATTGGTCTTGTGTACCGTTAAAGTACACTTCTTCCATATCACTCATAATACCGTCAATTAAGCGCTTACGTAGGGCGCTTATATGTGCATGGTCTTTTTCGAAATCTTGCTTAGCAACTCTAAACGCTGTCCCCATACCCACTAACTGATGCGTAGCAAGTGTGCCA encodes:
- a CDS encoding NAD-dependent succinate-semialdehyde dehydrogenase, translating into MSNLIFSDSFINGEFYKTDTHFSVDDPATEKSIVDVSDIDEQGVNNAIVAAQSAFVKLKATNATQRSETLMRWYELVIKHKQTLAELMTKEQGKPLKEALGEIDYGAGFIKWFAEEAKRSYGDVIPATDNSHRLTSFKQAVGVVAGITPWNFPVAMITRKVAPAYAAGCSFILKPSEHTPLCAIALAYLADQAGFEKGAFNVLVSQNAKKVGKILTDSEIVRKFTFTGSTGVGKQLLAQCAGTIKRTSMELGGNAPFIIFDNADLDAAIEGLMAAKFRNSGQACVAANRIFIQRNIIDAVLNKLTPKVAALKVGNGFTADVDIGPLIYPKAKEKVQQLVQDALDKGAVLIGDNSDLGGSFQNPLIVNNVTTDMDIYHEEVFGPVLTIIPFDDESEVLTLANDVPYGLAAYFYSQNIKQVYRISEGLEFGMIGVNEGVISNPVAPFGGVKQSGLGREGGHQGLNEYLEEKYVCIKI
- the fdx gene encoding ISC system 2Fe-2S type ferredoxin, with protein sequence MPQIIFLPHPELCPDGAAIEAPSGQTVLDVALKNGISIAHACEKSCACTTCHLVIREGFDSLEESDELEDDMLDKAWGLEPESRLGCQAIIRDEDLVVEIPKYNVNIVNEEH
- the hscA gene encoding Fe-S protein assembly chaperone HscA; amino-acid sequence: MALLQIAEPGQSAAPHEHKLAIGIDLGTTNSLVATVQSGEARTLTDDLGEAMLPSVVRYQAGGITVGSEAVKSATQDPVNTLISVKRFLGKTQAEIEQSYGQLPYQFCQHDGALAIETAAGKISPVKASSHILAALKARAEQSFGNQEILGAVITVPAYFDDAQRQSTKDAAELAGINVLRLLNEPTAAAVAYGLDSGQEGIIAVYDLGGGTFDISILRLHQGVFEVLATGGDSSLGGDDFDSLIVDYLKQQTGVTTLSPAVLRLFINKAKACKEALSQYSTVNVGLEFDDEKHMVEVTREKLDELAIPLVKKTLRSCRRAVKDAGIENEEVLQVIMVGGSTRMPLVRSQVSEFFNKEALTSIDPDRVVALGAALQADVLIGNKPDSDMLLLDVLPLSLGLETMGGLVEKIIPRNTTIPVARAQEFTTFKDGQTAMSLHVLQGERELVDDCRSLAKFSLKGIPPMTAGAAHIRVTFKVDADGLLSVSAMEKSTGVQADIQVKPSFGLSDDQVSNMLKESMSNAKGDMQARMLKEQQVEALRVIEALEASLASDSGLLDEAQLAYLRAEIAELVKVRENAQQPNEIKTAIEKMDNASSDFAARRMDASIKKVLTGQSVDNI
- the hscB gene encoding co-chaperone HscB, with product MRYFELFAIPVDYNIDLVIVNKHYLELQRAVHPDRHANASSRDKLMAVQSAAEINDALQILKHPVKRAEYMLSELGVDIRAEQQTLQDPAFLMQQMELREELEELTSASDPDTAIANFEKQIKQLNEQYSAQLAQQLASNDEQQYQAAADNVRKLKFVYKLRDELERIEDSLFDD
- the iscA gene encoding iron-sulfur cluster assembly protein IscA — encoded protein: MAVTLTDAAANRVQSFLANRGKGLGLRVGIKTTGCSGLAYVLEFVDELNDDDETFVAKGVTLIVDAKSLVYIDGTQLDYTKEGLNEGFKFTNPNQADECGCGESFTV
- the iscU gene encoding Fe-S cluster assembly scaffold IscU, which codes for MAYSDKVIDHVENPRNVGVLDKNDPSVATGMVGAPACGDVMKLQIKVSADGIIEDAKFKTYGCGSAIASSSLVTEWVKGKTLEQAATIKNTDISAELELPPVKIHCSILAEDAIQAAIANYKSKQAK